A window of the Streptomyces luomodiensis genome harbors these coding sequences:
- a CDS encoding ABC transporter permease: MTALAPHIARMRRKAVRPARVPRSLGRVLATAGTVFLLSSALTFGLGALSGANPAAAVLGETATPADIARMNHQFGLDRPLWEQYVSWLGHAFTGDLGRSWFTTVPVADSIRQAIPVDLSIAGLALLMAVVLGGAAGVAAALRAGGRLDRAVTALCALLGTLPGFVVAIALVTVFSLKLGWLPSGGYVPLDMDPAQWLRYTVMPAFALSLEAAAAIARQLRTSLVGTLRENYVTGAVMRGLRARRVVFGHALRNAAGPALTALGMSVPMLLGGAVVTQQIFALPGLAQLTLQSAEQHDIPVIQGTLLVTIAVVLVVNVAVNAALLALNPAARRREVTRR; the protein is encoded by the coding sequence ATGACCGCGCTCGCTCCGCATATCGCGCGGATGCGCCGGAAGGCCGTACGGCCGGCCCGTGTCCCCCGCTCGCTCGGCCGCGTCCTGGCCACGGCGGGCACGGTCTTCCTGCTGTCCTCCGCGCTCACCTTCGGTCTCGGCGCGCTCTCCGGGGCCAATCCGGCGGCGGCGGTGCTCGGCGAGACGGCGACACCCGCCGACATCGCCCGGATGAACCACCAGTTCGGCCTGGACCGGCCCCTGTGGGAGCAGTACGTGTCGTGGCTGGGGCACGCCTTCACCGGGGACCTGGGCCGCTCGTGGTTCACCACCGTCCCGGTGGCCGACAGCATCCGGCAGGCGATTCCGGTGGACCTGTCCATCGCCGGGCTCGCGCTGCTGATGGCGGTGGTGCTGGGCGGCGCGGCCGGTGTCGCCGCCGCGCTCAGGGCCGGCGGCCGGCTGGACCGCGCCGTCACCGCGCTGTGCGCGCTGCTCGGCACACTGCCCGGTTTCGTCGTGGCCATCGCGCTGGTCACGGTGTTCTCGCTGAAGCTGGGCTGGCTGCCGTCCGGCGGCTATGTGCCGCTGGACATGGACCCGGCGCAGTGGCTGCGGTACACCGTGATGCCCGCGTTCGCGCTGAGCCTGGAGGCCGCGGCCGCCATCGCCCGTCAGCTGCGCACCTCCCTGGTGGGGACGTTGCGGGAGAACTATGTGACGGGCGCGGTGATGCGCGGGCTGCGCGCCCGGCGGGTGGTGTTCGGCCATGCCCTGCGCAACGCCGCCGGACCGGCGCTCACGGCGCTCGGGATGAGCGTGCCGATGCTGCTCGGCGGCGCGGTGGTCACCCAGCAGATCTTCGCGCTGCCCGGCCTCGCCCAGCTCACCCTCCAGTCGGCGGAGCAGCACGACATCCCGGTGATCCAGGGGACGCTGCTGGTGACCATCGCGGTGGTGCTGGTCGTCAACGTGGCCGTCAACGCGGCGCTGCTCGCGCTGAACCCCGCCGCCCGGCGCCGGGAGGTGACGCGCCGATGA
- a CDS encoding FAD binding domain-containing protein, which yields MKPFAYERATAPESAATLVADSTEAVYLAGGTNLVDLMKLGVTEPAMVVDITGLPYDTIEHRPDGGVLIGALVPGSRLAGDPGVRARFPALAASLLSGASGQLRTVATTGGNLLQRTRCVYFQDVTKPCNKRRPDTGCSAVQGLHRDLAVLGTSDACVASHPSDMAVAMAALDAVVQLRRVNGSPRAVPLNDFYLLPGDTPHRETVLQPGDLITGVELPPPPEGAAMVYRKVRDRWSYAFALVSVAAVVATDTDGTLREIRLALGGVGTRPWRARETERLLTGRRPAEETLREAARAEFAPARPLPQNAFKIDLAVDLITSTVRDLVEGKRP from the coding sequence ATGAAGCCCTTCGCCTACGAACGCGCCACCGCCCCCGAGAGCGCCGCCACCCTGGTGGCCGACTCCACCGAGGCGGTGTATCTCGCCGGGGGCACCAACCTGGTGGACCTGATGAAGCTCGGGGTGACCGAGCCCGCCATGGTCGTCGACATCACCGGGCTCCCGTACGACACCATCGAGCACCGCCCGGACGGCGGTGTGCTCATCGGCGCGCTGGTCCCGGGCAGCCGGCTGGCCGGTGACCCCGGCGTCCGCGCGCGCTTCCCGGCACTGGCCGCATCGCTGCTGTCGGGGGCCTCCGGGCAGCTGCGGACGGTGGCCACCACCGGCGGCAACCTCCTCCAGCGCACCCGCTGCGTGTACTTCCAGGACGTCACCAAACCGTGCAACAAACGGCGGCCGGACACCGGCTGTTCGGCCGTCCAGGGCCTGCACCGCGATCTGGCCGTGCTCGGCACCTCCGACGCCTGCGTGGCGAGCCACCCCTCCGACATGGCGGTGGCGATGGCCGCGCTCGACGCCGTCGTCCAGCTGCGGCGGGTGAACGGCAGCCCTCGTGCGGTGCCGCTGAACGACTTCTATCTGCTGCCCGGTGACACCCCGCACCGCGAGACGGTGCTGCAACCGGGCGATCTGATCACCGGGGTCGAGCTGCCACCGCCCCCCGAGGGCGCCGCCATGGTCTACCGCAAGGTCCGCGACCGCTGGTCCTACGCGTTCGCGCTGGTGTCGGTGGCCGCCGTGGTCGCCACCGACACCGACGGCACCCTGCGGGAGATCCGGCTGGCGCTCGGCGGAGTGGGCACCCGCCCCTGGCGGGCCCGCGAGACCGAGCGGCTGCTGACCGGCCGGCGGCCGGCCGAGGAGACGCTGCGGGAGGCGGCACGGGCCGAGTTCGCCCCGGCGCGCCCGCTGCCGCAGAACGCGTTCAAGATCGACCTCGCCGTGGATCTCATCACCTCGACCGTGCGCGACCTGGTGGAAGGGAAACGGCCATGA
- a CDS encoding xanthine dehydrogenase family protein molybdopterin-binding subunit gives MTTLQRTVGADVTRVEGREKVTGTALYAYEYPVPDALYALAVQSTVPRGRVRAVDTGAAYALPGVVAVLDSHNAPRLHPVDDPELAVLQSADIAYRGQIVAAVVADTYETAAQAAAAVRVEYDVADHDAELTDGDPRIFVPDTVNGGYPGHTESGDVEAALAAAPVVLDATYTTPPEHTSAMEPHATIAVWDEDSLTLYNGDQGPWMTAATLAGLFGLPEGAVRVVADHTGGGFGSKAVPRPPTVLAALAARAVGRPVKVAATRQQMFTMVSYRTPTLQRIRLGAERDGRLTAVWHDALQQSSTLAPYCEQTATPTRVMYAARHRRTTHRLAQLDVPTPSWMRAPGEAPGMFALESAMDELAVALGMDPIELRVVNEPSVDPETGHPFSSRNLVACLREGAALFGWAGRDPAPRRRREGRWLVGTGVAASLFPAITWPATATARVEPDGGFTVRIAAADIGTGARTALTQVAADELGVGIDRVTLDIGRSAYGQAPFAGGSMGTSSWGWAVAKACRALAKRLDESAGAIPPGGLEERADTTEDVAARRDFSRHAYGAQFAQVRVDADTGQVRVDRLLGMFAAGRIINPRTAGSQLRGAMCMGLSMALHEGLEVDPRFGDFANHDLATYHIAANADVPDIQAHWVEEDDDELNPMGSKGVGELGIVGTAAAIANAVYHATGARVRDLPITLERVRAGLPAR, from the coding sequence ATGACCACGCTCCAGCGGACCGTGGGCGCGGACGTGACCCGCGTCGAAGGACGGGAGAAGGTCACCGGTACCGCGCTGTACGCCTATGAGTACCCGGTGCCGGACGCCCTGTACGCGCTGGCGGTGCAGTCCACCGTCCCGCGCGGCCGGGTGCGCGCCGTCGACACCGGCGCGGCCTACGCCCTCCCCGGGGTGGTCGCGGTGCTCGACAGCCACAACGCACCCCGGCTGCACCCGGTCGACGACCCCGAACTCGCCGTTCTCCAGTCCGCCGACATCGCCTACCGGGGGCAGATCGTGGCGGCCGTGGTGGCGGACACCTACGAGACGGCCGCTCAGGCCGCTGCGGCCGTACGGGTCGAGTACGACGTGGCCGACCACGACGCCGAGCTGACGGACGGCGATCCGCGGATCTTCGTCCCCGACACGGTCAACGGCGGCTACCCGGGGCATACGGAGAGCGGCGATGTGGAGGCCGCCCTCGCCGCCGCGCCGGTCGTCCTCGACGCCACGTACACCACGCCCCCGGAACACACCAGCGCGATGGAACCGCATGCCACCATCGCCGTCTGGGACGAGGACTCGCTCACCCTCTACAACGGCGACCAGGGCCCCTGGATGACGGCCGCCACGCTGGCCGGGCTGTTCGGCCTGCCCGAGGGCGCCGTACGGGTCGTCGCCGACCACACCGGCGGGGGCTTCGGCTCCAAGGCGGTTCCCCGCCCGCCCACGGTGCTCGCCGCGCTGGCCGCCCGCGCGGTGGGCCGGCCGGTGAAGGTGGCGGCCACCCGGCAGCAGATGTTCACCATGGTCTCGTACCGGACACCCACCCTCCAGCGCATCCGGCTCGGCGCCGAACGGGACGGACGGCTCACCGCCGTCTGGCACGACGCGCTCCAGCAGAGCTCCACACTCGCCCCGTACTGCGAGCAGACGGCCACCCCCACCCGCGTGATGTACGCCGCGCGCCACCGCCGCACCACCCACCGCCTGGCGCAGCTGGACGTGCCCACGCCCTCGTGGATGCGGGCCCCCGGCGAGGCGCCCGGGATGTTCGCGCTGGAGAGCGCGATGGATGAGCTGGCCGTGGCGCTGGGCATGGACCCCATCGAGCTGAGAGTGGTCAACGAGCCGTCGGTGGACCCCGAGACCGGCCACCCCTTCAGCAGCCGCAATCTGGTGGCCTGTCTGCGCGAGGGCGCGGCGCTCTTCGGCTGGGCGGGCCGCGACCCCGCGCCGAGGCGCCGCCGGGAGGGGCGCTGGCTGGTCGGCACCGGAGTGGCGGCGTCCCTCTTCCCCGCCATCACCTGGCCCGCCACCGCGACCGCCCGGGTCGAGCCGGACGGCGGTTTCACCGTACGGATCGCCGCGGCCGACATCGGCACCGGGGCCCGTACCGCGCTGACCCAGGTGGCGGCGGACGAACTCGGGGTGGGGATCGACCGGGTCACCCTCGACATCGGCCGCAGCGCCTACGGCCAGGCGCCGTTCGCGGGCGGCTCGATGGGCACGAGTTCCTGGGGATGGGCGGTGGCCAAGGCGTGCCGGGCGCTGGCCAAGCGGCTCGACGAGTCCGCCGGCGCGATCCCGCCCGGCGGACTGGAGGAGCGGGCGGACACCACCGAGGACGTCGCGGCGCGCCGGGACTTCTCGCGCCACGCCTACGGCGCCCAGTTCGCCCAGGTGCGGGTGGACGCCGACACCGGTCAGGTACGGGTGGACCGGCTGCTGGGGATGTTCGCCGCCGGACGCATCATCAACCCCCGGACGGCGGGTTCGCAGCTGCGCGGCGCCATGTGCATGGGGCTGTCGATGGCGCTGCACGAGGGCCTCGAAGTGGACCCGCGGTTCGGTGACTTCGCCAACCACGACCTTGCCACCTACCACATCGCGGCCAACGCGGATGTGCCGGACATCCAGGCGCACTGGGTGGAGGAGGACGACGACGAGCTCAACCCGATGGGCAGCAAGGGCGTCGGGGAGCTGGGCATCGTCGGCACGGCGGCGGCGATCGCGAACGCGGTGTACCACGCCACGGGGGCGCGGGTCCGTGATCTGCCGATCACCCTGGAGCGGGTCCGGGCGGGACTGCCCGCCCGCTGA
- a CDS encoding LLM class flavin-dependent oxidoreductase — MSVEFIGMIGTREVSEIHPARGPVVDADYTLRFARAHEDAGFDRVLIGYGSATPDGAQVAAYVAAHTERLGLLVAHRPGFVAPTLAARTFATLDQFSGGRVAVHIISGGRDAEQRRDGDYLGKDDRYARTDEYLEILKRAWTDEEPFGYDGRFYRFEDFHAEVRPYQRPRIPLYFGGSSEAAYTVGGKHADTFALWGEPLAETAEQIASVHRAAKAAGRAEPPGISVSFRPILGATEEQAWQRAHRILDTITTHGPAGSFTSSRWGRETLGSPTTGGPEPQNVGSQRLLAAAARGERHDRALWTATAAATGAAGNSTALVGTPETVAKALLDYVDIGVTTLLIRGYDPLDDAVGYGRELLPLVRQELAHRAAGGGAG; from the coding sequence ATGTCCGTCGAGTTCATCGGAATGATCGGCACCCGTGAGGTGTCCGAGATCCACCCGGCCCGTGGCCCCGTCGTGGACGCCGATTACACGCTGCGGTTCGCCCGCGCCCATGAGGACGCGGGCTTCGACCGGGTGCTCATCGGCTATGGCTCGGCCACCCCGGACGGCGCCCAGGTGGCCGCGTATGTCGCCGCGCACACCGAGCGGCTCGGGCTGCTGGTGGCCCACCGGCCCGGCTTCGTGGCCCCCACCCTGGCCGCCCGTACCTTCGCCACCCTCGACCAGTTCTCCGGCGGCCGGGTGGCCGTGCACATCATCAGCGGCGGGCGCGACGCCGAGCAGCGGCGCGACGGCGACTACCTGGGCAAGGACGACCGTTACGCCCGCACCGACGAGTATCTGGAGATCCTGAAGCGGGCGTGGACGGACGAGGAGCCGTTCGGGTACGACGGCCGCTTCTACCGCTTCGAGGACTTCCACGCCGAGGTCCGCCCGTACCAGCGGCCGCGCATCCCCCTGTACTTCGGCGGTTCCTCCGAGGCCGCCTACACCGTGGGCGGCAAGCACGCGGACACCTTCGCGCTGTGGGGCGAACCGCTGGCGGAGACGGCGGAGCAGATCGCCTCGGTGCACCGGGCCGCCAAGGCCGCCGGGCGGGCCGAACCGCCCGGTATCAGCGTGTCCTTCCGGCCCATCCTCGGGGCGACCGAGGAGCAGGCGTGGCAGCGGGCGCACCGGATTCTCGACACCATCACCACCCATGGCCCGGCGGGCTCCTTCACCTCCTCCCGGTGGGGCCGCGAGACGCTGGGCTCGCCCACGACCGGAGGTCCGGAACCGCAGAACGTGGGGTCCCAGCGGCTGCTGGCCGCCGCGGCCCGGGGGGAGCGCCACGACCGGGCGCTGTGGACGGCGACCGCGGCCGCCACCGGGGCCGCCGGGAACTCCACGGCGCTGGTCGGCACCCCGGAGACGGTCGCGAAGGCGCTGCTGGACTATGTGGACATCGGCGTCACGACCCTGCTGATCCGCGGCTACGACCCGCTGGACGACGCCGTCGGCTACGGCCGTGAACTGCTGCCGCTGGTCCGCCAGGAGCTGGCCCACCGGGCCGCCGGCGGGGGCGCCGGGTAA
- a CDS encoding ABC transporter ATP-binding protein: MSGLLEISGLTVAFGRRGARPVLDGVELSVGEGEIVGVIGETGSGKTTLARATVGLVAPRSGRVVFDGREVSGLRGRALRAFRRSGRMSYAFQDPLRALDPELTVRRAVAEPLAVAGQLDDAGSAARVDEALTTVGLDPARLGDRLPGAVSGGQRQRVLLARAIVTRPRLLIADEPVSALDASNRNRVLRLLDRLRTEHRMAVVVISHDLSSLAGIADRVAVLYRGRVVEQGPVREVFSHPLHPYTALLTASAPSVRAEKGPGAAALRPSAEPPAWTAREGCVFGHRCPFVIDSCRTAPAPAPVGQGRFAACHRVPRWRELVAQAAAPAAAQRPPELMAATGETREEAGR; encoded by the coding sequence ATGAGCGGGCTGCTGGAGATCTCCGGGCTGACCGTGGCCTTCGGCCGGCGGGGCGCGCGGCCGGTGCTGGACGGTGTGGAGCTGTCCGTGGGCGAGGGGGAGATCGTCGGGGTCATCGGGGAGACCGGCTCCGGCAAGACCACGCTGGCCCGTGCCACCGTGGGCCTGGTCGCCCCGCGTTCGGGCCGGGTGGTCTTCGACGGGCGCGAGGTCTCCGGGCTGCGGGGGCGCGCACTGCGCGCGTTCCGCCGTTCGGGGCGGATGAGTTACGCGTTCCAGGACCCGCTGCGGGCCCTGGACCCGGAGCTGACGGTCCGGCGGGCGGTGGCGGAGCCGCTCGCGGTCGCGGGCCAGCTCGACGACGCCGGGAGCGCGGCGCGGGTGGACGAGGCGCTGACGACGGTGGGCCTGGACCCGGCTCGCCTCGGCGACCGGCTGCCGGGGGCGGTCTCCGGCGGTCAGCGGCAGCGGGTGCTGCTCGCGCGGGCGATCGTCACCCGGCCCCGGCTGCTGATCGCCGATGAGCCGGTGAGCGCCCTGGACGCCTCCAACCGCAACCGGGTGCTGCGGCTGCTGGACCGGCTGCGCACCGAGCACCGGATGGCCGTCGTCGTCATCTCGCACGACCTCAGCTCGCTGGCGGGCATCGCGGACCGGGTGGCGGTGCTCTACCGCGGCCGGGTGGTGGAACAGGGGCCGGTACGGGAGGTGTTCAGCCACCCCTTGCATCCGTACACCGCGCTGCTCACCGCCTCCGCGCCGAGCGTACGGGCCGAGAAGGGGCCGGGCGCGGCGGCGCTGCGCCCGTCGGCCGAACCGCCCGCCTGGACGGCGCGGGAGGGCTGTGTCTTCGGCCACCGCTGCCCGTTCGTCATCGACTCCTGCCGCACCGCGCCCGCGCCGGCCCCGGTGGGCCAAGGGCGCTTCGCCGCCTGCCACCGGGTGCCGCGGTGGCGTGAGCTGGTCGCCCAGGCGGCCGCTCCGGCCGCCGCACAGCGGCCGCCGGAGCTGATGGCGGCCACCGGAGAAACCCGCGAGGAAGCCGGGCGGTGA
- a CDS encoding DsbA family oxidoreductase, with product MTPTGAGRPRHSGASGDGAAEVGAVGSGAVGSGAVEVVEFTDPACPWAWGSEPAFRRLRALTAGRVRWRRVFGILFDEGDDPAPDPAAETAWYSRYITDIARHTRAPYAHRLRWVAATSRPASLAAKAAERQGATAAERVLRRLRETTFVLGTPADTAERVLDALAGLDGVDVGRLGAEMGEPSVVAAVRRDHAEARAPVPEARAFHAPGPHGTGVKETDDGVRYALPTLVFSGPGGRVAAPGWRSMAEYTAALRTVAPHHLWDAPLTGPEEALAEHRSLTGPDLSLLTGGATPPPSAVRVDTAGGPLWLHPDEAATHPALTLPELKTPRP from the coding sequence ATGACGCCCACGGGCGCCGGCCGGCCCCGGCACAGCGGTGCGAGCGGCGACGGCGCCGCCGAGGTCGGGGCCGTCGGATCCGGGGCCGTCGGGTCCGGGGCCGTCGAGGTGGTGGAGTTCACCGATCCGGCCTGCCCGTGGGCCTGGGGATCGGAGCCCGCGTTCCGCCGGCTGCGCGCGCTCACCGCGGGGCGGGTCCGCTGGCGCCGGGTGTTCGGCATCCTCTTCGACGAGGGCGACGATCCGGCGCCGGACCCGGCGGCCGAGACCGCCTGGTACAGCCGCTACATCACCGATATCGCCCGTCATACGCGGGCGCCCTACGCACACCGGCTGCGGTGGGTGGCGGCCACCAGCCGGCCCGCCTCGCTCGCCGCGAAGGCGGCCGAGCGGCAGGGCGCGACGGCCGCGGAGCGGGTGCTGCGGCGGCTGCGCGAGACCACGTTCGTCCTGGGCACTCCGGCCGATACCGCCGAGCGGGTGCTCGACGCCCTGGCCGGTCTCGACGGTGTCGATGTGGGGCGGCTGGGCGCGGAGATGGGCGAGCCGTCGGTGGTGGCGGCCGTCCGGCGGGACCACGCCGAGGCCCGTGCCCCCGTCCCGGAGGCGCGCGCGTTCCACGCCCCGGGTCCGCACGGCACGGGCGTCAAGGAGACCGACGACGGGGTGCGTTACGCCCTGCCCACCCTGGTGTTCTCCGGCCCCGGCGGGCGGGTGGCCGCACCGGGGTGGCGGAGCATGGCCGAGTACACGGCGGCGCTGCGCACGGTGGCGCCCCATCACCTCTGGGACGCGCCCCTGACCGGCCCGGAGGAGGCGCTGGCGGAGCACCGCAGCCTGACCGGACCCGATCTGTCGCTGCTGACGGGCGGCGCCACTCCCCCGCCCTCGGCCGTACGGGTGGACACGGCGGGCGGTCCGCTGTGGCTGCACCCGGACGAGGCCGCCACCCATCCGGCACTCACCCTCCCCGAGCTGAAAACCCCCAGGCCGTAG
- a CDS encoding ABC transporter ATP-binding protein — translation MPHSPSPDPAAPGGPVPRPAALSVEGLGVTVSAGRLTAVRDVSFTVGRGEAVGLVGESGSGKTLICRSVLGLLPPGCAVFEGRITLAGEELTGLSRREWDRVRGTRVGAVFQDPASYLNPSLTVGRQLTEVLRVKRGLDRARAHERAVELFAAVGLHDPAEVARRHPHELSGGMLQRVLIAIAVACAPDLLVADEATTALDVVVQAEVLELLARMRAEHDLALLLVSHDLAVIAEVCDRILVAYAGELVEDGPAERVLNDPLHPYTEALLRVATVGDWERRELEVIPGAPPEVGARLPGCRFADRCGFAAPACRSGPVPLRETADGRRVRCVRGEEIDLSRAGARGAREVAV, via the coding sequence ATGCCGCACTCCCCGTCGCCTGATCCCGCCGCGCCCGGCGGGCCCGTCCCCCGGCCGGCCGCGCTGTCCGTCGAGGGGCTCGGCGTCACCGTCTCCGCCGGGCGGCTGACGGCCGTACGCGATGTGTCGTTCACCGTGGGCCGCGGTGAGGCCGTCGGCCTGGTCGGCGAGTCCGGCAGCGGCAAGACCCTCATCTGCCGGTCGGTGCTGGGGCTGCTGCCCCCGGGCTGCGCGGTCTTCGAGGGCCGCATCACGCTGGCCGGTGAGGAGCTGACCGGGCTGTCGCGCCGGGAGTGGGACCGGGTGCGGGGCACCCGGGTGGGCGCCGTCTTCCAGGACCCCGCCTCGTATCTCAACCCGTCGCTGACCGTGGGGCGTCAGCTGACCGAGGTGCTGCGGGTGAAGCGGGGACTGGACCGGGCGCGGGCCCACGAGCGGGCCGTCGAGCTGTTCGCCGCCGTCGGGCTGCACGACCCCGCCGAGGTCGCCCGGCGCCATCCGCACGAGCTGTCCGGCGGGATGCTCCAGCGGGTGCTGATCGCCATCGCGGTGGCCTGCGCACCGGATCTGCTGGTGGCCGACGAGGCCACCACCGCGCTGGATGTGGTGGTCCAGGCCGAGGTGCTGGAGCTGCTGGCCCGGATGCGCGCCGAGCACGATCTGGCGCTGCTGCTGGTCAGCCATGATCTGGCGGTGATCGCCGAGGTGTGCGACCGCATCCTGGTGGCCTACGCCGGGGAACTGGTCGAGGACGGCCCGGCCGAGCGGGTGCTGAACGACCCCCTGCACCCGTACACCGAGGCGCTGTTGCGCGTGGCCACGGTCGGCGACTGGGAGCGGCGCGAGCTGGAGGTGATCCCCGGCGCGCCACCTGAGGTGGGCGCGCGGCTGCCGGGCTGCCGGTTCGCGGACCGCTGCGGGTTCGCCGCGCCGGCGTGCCGCAGCGGCCCGGTGCCGCTGCGGGAGACGGCCGACGGGCGCCGGGTGCGGTGTGTGCGCGGCGAGGAGATCGATCTGTCGCGGGCCGGTGCGCGCGGCGCCCGGGAGGTGGCGGTATGA
- a CDS encoding ABC transporter permease, producing MRTLRRAWRPASAKVALLVLLAIALLAVFGGWLAPHDPLAQNPRNMLRGPGPGHLLGTDYLGRDVLSRLLEGSGRSVAGAVEAVAAAMAVGVPAGLVSLWMGRVGEWIAQRVVDALMTLPFTVFAIAVVGALGNGMHQAMLALGVLYAPLFFRMTRAAGLSLRHAQYVESAELFGASVGRVLRTHIWSKVLPTVIVTAAQALATCLLVVSSLTFLGVGVQPPAATWGGMLATDLGFLTQQIWAPVFPAALIVITAGALNLLADAVRDAGADELLPTGAPDATADSPDTTKEQADAALPVA from the coding sequence ATGAGGACGTTGCGACGGGCGTGGCGGCCCGCCTCCGCCAAGGTGGCGCTGCTGGTGCTGCTGGCCATCGCGCTGCTGGCGGTGTTCGGCGGCTGGCTCGCGCCCCATGACCCACTCGCCCAGAACCCCCGGAACATGCTGCGCGGTCCCGGCCCCGGCCATCTCCTGGGCACCGACTATCTGGGCCGCGATGTGCTCAGCCGGCTGCTGGAGGGCAGTGGCCGCTCGGTGGCGGGCGCGGTGGAGGCGGTGGCTGCCGCGATGGCGGTGGGGGTGCCGGCCGGTCTGGTCTCGCTGTGGATGGGGCGGGTGGGCGAGTGGATCGCGCAGCGGGTCGTCGACGCGCTGATGACGCTGCCGTTCACCGTGTTCGCCATCGCGGTCGTGGGCGCGCTGGGCAATGGGATGCACCAGGCCATGCTGGCGCTCGGGGTGCTCTACGCCCCGCTGTTCTTCCGGATGACCCGCGCCGCCGGCTTGAGCCTGCGGCACGCCCAGTACGTGGAGTCGGCCGAGCTGTTCGGCGCCTCGGTGGGGCGGGTGCTGCGCACCCACATCTGGAGCAAGGTCCTGCCGACGGTCATCGTCACGGCCGCCCAGGCGCTGGCCACGTGTCTGCTGGTGGTCTCCTCGCTGACCTTCCTCGGGGTCGGTGTGCAGCCGCCCGCCGCCACCTGGGGCGGCATGCTCGCCACCGATCTGGGCTTCCTCACCCAGCAGATCTGGGCACCGGTGTTCCCGGCCGCGCTGATCGTCATCACCGCCGGGGCGCTCAATCTGCTGGCCGACGCCGTACGGGACGCCGGGGCGGACGAGCTGCTGCCCACCGGTGCCCCGGACGCCACCGCCGACTCCCCCGACACCACCAAGGAGCAGGCCGATGCCGCACTCCCCGTCGCCTGA
- a CDS encoding ABC transporter substrate-binding protein has translation MSPAAPPLPVRLPPDPPPDPAPGRRSVLGLALGAGGSLLLAACGGVATTGAGGGGDTLRWGWDLPSTWDPVFSSKGWDVHLLSLVYSGLTQLDAKGGAKPALASSWRYSPDGRRLTFTLRRGLRFSDGTPVNAEAVKKSLDRGKNHPESLIASQLTSIETVRAPDPHTVVLELTEADYQLPALLAGKTGMVVSPTAFGADEARLATRPVGHGPFRLVSYTQNSMASLRRDPGYWNAEHIAVERFEAYPKPDETTALAALQSGRLNVAQIPFSQVKAAREAGFPVQLIPSMVVRVLDVNTTMKPFDDPAVLKALKYAVDRQALLDSEQFGHGEVDHQPFPPGYPGFDPGLGAVYEHDPERARRLLREAGYHDGVEVTITTTQPQGAPEQLQAQLNRVGFRARIEVIPAARASQVVYVQHSRALYLDQFAGRESPVQAMQVLFGAEGLMNPSRRTTPELEAAVAAVRRTPLESPRYPEVLRAATSVAVRTMPNVFLYTVPRALARTSSVSPIPALPVVQRFEGVTAG, from the coding sequence ATGTCTCCCGCCGCCCCGCCGCTTCCCGTCCGCCTTCCGCCCGATCCGCCGCCGGACCCCGCTCCGGGCCGCCGCTCGGTGCTCGGGCTCGCGCTGGGGGCGGGTGGCTCCCTGCTGCTGGCCGCCTGCGGCGGGGTGGCGACGACCGGGGCGGGCGGCGGGGGCGACACCCTGCGCTGGGGCTGGGATCTGCCCTCCACCTGGGACCCGGTGTTCTCCTCCAAGGGCTGGGACGTCCATCTGCTGTCCCTGGTCTACTCCGGGCTGACCCAGCTCGACGCCAAGGGCGGCGCCAAGCCCGCGCTCGCCTCCTCCTGGCGCTACTCCCCCGACGGCCGGCGGCTCACCTTCACCCTCCGTCGGGGGCTGCGGTTCTCCGACGGCACCCCGGTGAACGCCGAGGCCGTGAAGAAAAGCCTCGACCGCGGCAAGAACCACCCCGAGTCCCTGATCGCCTCCCAGCTGACCAGCATCGAGACGGTACGGGCGCCCGATCCGCACACCGTGGTCCTGGAACTCACCGAGGCCGACTACCAGTTGCCCGCGCTGCTGGCCGGGAAGACCGGCATGGTGGTCAGCCCCACCGCGTTCGGCGCGGACGAGGCGCGCCTGGCCACCCGGCCGGTCGGCCACGGCCCGTTCCGGCTGGTGTCCTACACCCAGAACTCCATGGCCAGTCTGCGCCGCGACCCCGGCTACTGGAACGCCGAACACATCGCCGTCGAGCGCTTCGAGGCGTATCCGAAGCCCGATGAGACCACGGCGCTCGCCGCGCTCCAGTCGGGGCGGCTCAATGTGGCCCAGATCCCGTTCAGCCAGGTGAAGGCGGCGCGTGAGGCCGGTTTCCCGGTGCAGCTCATCCCCTCGATGGTGGTGCGCGTCCTGGATGTGAACACCACTATGAAGCCCTTCGACGACCCCGCCGTCCTCAAGGCCCTGAAGTACGCCGTGGACCGCCAGGCCCTGCTGGACAGCGAGCAGTTCGGCCACGGCGAGGTGGACCACCAGCCGTTTCCGCCCGGCTACCCGGGCTTCGACCCGGGGCTCGGCGCGGTGTACGAGCACGACCCGGAGCGGGCGCGCCGGCTGCTCCGGGAGGCCGGATACCACGACGGCGTCGAGGTGACCATCACCACCACCCAGCCGCAGGGCGCGCCCGAGCAGCTCCAGGCGCAGCTGAACCGGGTCGGGTTCCGGGCCCGGATCGAGGTCATCCCCGCGGCGCGGGCCTCCCAGGTGGTGTACGTCCAGCACTCCCGCGCCCTGTACCTCGACCAGTTCGCCGGGCGGGAGTCACCGGTGCAGGCCATGCAGGTGCTCTTCGGCGCGGAGGGGCTGATGAACCCCTCCCGCCGGACCACGCCCGAACTGGAGGCCGCCGTGGCCGCGGTGCGCCGCACTCCGCTGGAGTCGCCGCGCTATCCGGAGGTGCTGCGGGCGGCCACCTCGGTGGCGGTGCGCACGATGCCGAACGTGTTCCTCTACACGGTGCCGCGCGCCCTGGCCCGTACCTCCTCCGTCTCCCCCATCCCCGCGCTCCCGGTGGTGCAGCGGTTCGAGGGGGTGACGGCCGGATGA